DNA sequence from the Candidatus Cloacimonadota bacterium genome:
TCCTTGATGCGCTCAGCCACGCTGCCCATTTCAGCCAACATTTCGGAAGCATCGGCGCCGCTTTTTTTGGCTTTGGCAATTTGTTGGGAAACCTGGTTTTGCTCTGCTTTTAGGGTGTCAAAATCGTGTTGCTGGCGGCGTCTGGTCTCATCAGTTTCCAAAAGGGCATCCAAATCGGCCTTTTCGTTCTTGTTTTTGATGGCTTGACGCACTATTTCGGGATTGGCTCGGATGAATTTAAGGTCGATCAAAGTTCAATTTCCTCCGCCAGTTTCCAACGCAATATCCAACATGGCACAAAAGGATTCGATTTGCAGGGAAGCACCGCCAATGAGGCCTCCATCAATATCATTTTGTCGCAGCAGTTCTCCGATGTTTTCCGGTTTCGCGCTGCCGCCGTATAGGATGTGCATTTTTTGAGCAACCTCTTCTGTGAAACGGTTTTGCAGCCAGGCGCGAATCTGCGCGTGAACCTCCTGCGCCTGAGCGGATGTGGCAGTTTTTCCGGTGCCAATTGCCCAAACCGGTTCGTAAGCAATCAAAACTTCCTCTCCGTTTTGCAGTTCAACATCTTGAAAACAACCTTCCAATTGGGAAATCACCACTTCCTGGGTTTTTCCCTGTTCGCGCTGCTCAAGCGTTTCACCAATGCAAACGATGGGAGTGATGCGATTTTCCCGCAGCTTCATCAGCTTTTCGTTCACGAGGGCATCGCTTTCCCCATGATATTGACGACGCTCGGAATGACCTATGATACAATACTTTATGCCCAATGAAGCCAGTTGCGAAGCGGACACTTCACCGGTGAAGGCACCCTGGGAATGGGCGCTGACATCCTGAGCAGCCACACCTGCCGATTTCAGAATGCTATTTGCTTGGGACAAAAAGGGATACACTGGCGCGACGATGGCTTTCACCCTGCCAAAATCTTGTTTTTGGAGATGGTTTTGCAGTTGCGCGCAAAACTGCTCTGTTTGAGGGGCATCTTTATTCATTTTCCAATTGCCAGCAATGAAGATATTTCGCATGCTTGAACCGCCTGTATTTGTTTTATGGAAAAGATACTTTGTCAGAAAACCGCCGGAAGTGTCAAGGAATTTATGCCCAAAGAGCCGATTCCGGCATCAGAATCTATCGTTTTCAGCCTAAATTATCCTCAGAAACTCCCTATTTTGTCCTCTGTATCGAACCCGACTGGCTGGTCTTCATGGTTTTGCGATTTTGACATGTAACCAAAATGGTTGAAAAGCCGACCAAAACTCCAAGAACCACGATAAACATCGGGATAAACCCCATCCCCCCTCCGCGCCGACTGCGTCTGTATAAGACGAAATTCTGAATCATTATCCTTCTTATAAGCCAGGTTATCATGAGGGCAAAAGTTACGAGCAGTATGATTTCCAACCAACGGTCCAAACCGCTGATGCCTTTTTCGCTGGGAATATCTTCATCCAGAGACTTCATCGTCGCATCCAAAACTGAGCTCAAACGCAAAATATCATCTCGGCTGCCGCCAAGCGTGAAAGTGTAGGAACGGAAATTACCATTCACGTTGACGCTTCTAAAATGAATTTCGGAATCGGATTCGGGATTCCTGATTGAGGCATTTATCACCATGCGCTCCATGGAGTTGAATCCTTCCACTGCGGATTCGATTCTGTCCAAGCTATAACCTGGCGGCAAAAACAGCTCGCCAAAACGTTTTTTAAGCTGGAATTCATCATTGGGACCAAAGCGGCCACCAGTGCTTAAAACTATGAAAGCGGTGGAGTTGGATGCGTCGTCTTCAAAAAAAGCAGCTCGGATATACAAACTGTCAACCCGGTCCAGGATGAACTTTGTATACTCGGAAGAATTCTGTGTATCTTCCTGCATCGCCAAGCTTCTTTCCAGCCAGTCCGGGCCTTTGTTTGAGCCATCAAAAACCTTCCAGGCGCGCGGATAGTTGAAGCTATAATTCGTGTCACTTTGAAACACTGCCATTTGAGATGAAGATTTCGCTTCAGCCCAAATGAGCCCAAAAACCACGCAAAATGCCAAGCATAAGCCCAGCTTTTTACCCCAGAAAGGCAGATTGCCTCTGATCATTAGTCAAATCCTCCAGGCGGAATCACATTATAAAAATCATGCTAAATATAAAGCAGCTTATTTGTCAATGAAATTTTCGCCCATCAGAAAATAAAAACCCCCGAAACCGGTATTTTCAGCCGGTTCCGGGGGCATAACTCCGCATATTAATTATGCCTTAGAATAAGCCAGTGATATTCCCTTCTCCCTCAACGTCGATGTTTTGGGCGGAAGGTTTTTTCGGCAAGCCTGGCATCCGCATGATTTCACCGGTGATGGGAACCAAAAAGCCCGCGCCGCTGGAGATTACAATCTGCCGCACCGTCACCAGAAAATCCTTGGGACGTCCGATCAAATCCGGGTTATCCGAAAGCGATTTTTGGGTTTTGGCAATGCAGATGGGCAGCTTGTCATATCCATATTTATTGATTCTTTTCAGGTCAGCTTTTGCCTCGGCGGTGTAGTCCACATTTTCAGCGCCGTAAATCTGGTTGGCGACGGTGAAAATCTTGTCCTTCACAGGGTCTTCCCAGTTATAGAGCCCATGATAACGACATTCTTCCTTGTCAACCATATCGATGACCTGCTGTGCCAGTTCCAATCCGCCTTTTCCACCTTGGGCGTGGAAATCTGCCACAGAGCTGTCAAAGCCCTGAGAATCCACAAATTCCTGCACAACTCTGATTTCTTCATCCGTATCGGTGGGAAAACGGTTTATGGCAACGATGGATTTCATACCAAATTTATTGATGTTTTCCAAATGTTTTGCCAGATTTGGCAAGCCAGCGCGGACGGCTTCGGGGTCTGGTTCAGATATTTCCTTCAATTTCTTGCCCCCGTGAAGTTTAAGCGCCCGAATCGTGGCAACCAGCACCACCGCGTCTGTGCAGAATTTGCCATAGCGGCACACGAGGTCGAAAAACTTTTCAGCACCCAGATCGAAGCCGAATCCAGCTTCCGTGACCACATATTCCGAAAGACGCAGCGCGGTTTTGGTCGCAATGATGGAATTTGCTCCCTGAGCGATATTTGCGAAAGGGCCACCATGCACAAAAGCGGGTGTGTTTTCAGTGGTTTGCACCAAGTTTGGCTGCAGCGCGTCTTTCAAAAGCGCGGCGATGGCGCCCTCAAATCCAAGCTGTTTCACAAGTACGGGATCTCCGGAATGGCTGAAGCCAACTGTAATGTTTCCAATGCGTTCCTTCAATTCATCCACATTGTTTGCCAAACAGAGGATGGCCATGATTTCGCTGGCGGGGGTGATGTCGAAACCGTCTTCGCGAGGGAAGCCCTGTTTGCTGCCGCCCAAGCCTATCACAATTTTGCGCAACATGCGGTCATTCACATCCAACACTCTTTTCCAGGTGAGGCGCCGCGGGTCGAGATTGAGCGCGTTGTCGTAGTAAATATAGTTGTCCACAAGCGCGGCGAGGGTGTTGTTTGCCGCTGTCACGGCATGAAAATCGCCGGTGAAATGCAGATTGATGTCTTCCATCGGAAGGACCTGACTCCAGCCTCCACCTGCGGCACCGCCCTTTATGCCAAAAACCGGACCCAATGAAGGTTCACGGACGGCAACGGAGCTGAGTTTTCCAACTTGGTTCAAAGCCTGTGCCAGTCCGATGGCAACGGTGGTTTTGCCTTCTCCCGCCGGTGTGGGTGTGATGGCGGAAACC
Encoded proteins:
- a CDS encoding triose-phosphate isomerase, with amino-acid sequence MRNIFIAGNWKMNKDAPQTEQFCAQLQNHLQKQDFGRVKAIVAPVYPFLSQANSILKSAGVAAQDVSAHSQGAFTGEVSASQLASLGIKYCIIGHSERRQYHGESDALVNEKLMKLRENRITPIVCIGETLEQREQGKTQEVVISQLEGCFQDVELQNGEEVLIAYEPVWAIGTGKTATSAQAQEVHAQIRAWLQNRFTEEVAQKMHILYGGSAKPENIGELLRQNDIDGGLIGGASLQIESFCAMLDIALETGGGN
- a CDS encoding formate--tetrahydrofolate ligase — protein: MQTDQDIARSVKLEPIDAIAAKLGLQPQDLEHYGEHKAKIRYSALERIEKNPTGKLILVSAITPTPAGEGKTTVAIGLAQALNQVGKLSSVAVREPSLGPVFGIKGGAAGGGWSQVLPMEDINLHFTGDFHAVTAANNTLAALVDNYIYYDNALNLDPRRLTWKRVLDVNDRMLRKIVIGLGGSKQGFPREDGFDITPASEIMAILCLANNVDELKERIGNITVGFSHSGDPVLVKQLGFEGAIAALLKDALQPNLVQTTENTPAFVHGGPFANIAQGANSIIATKTALRLSEYVVTEAGFGFDLGAEKFFDLVCRYGKFCTDAVVLVATIRALKLHGGKKLKEISEPDPEAVRAGLPNLAKHLENINKFGMKSIVAINRFPTDTDEEIRVVQEFVDSQGFDSSVADFHAQGGKGGLELAQQVIDMVDKEECRYHGLYNWEDPVKDKIFTVANQIYGAENVDYTAEAKADLKRINKYGYDKLPICIAKTQKSLSDNPDLIGRPKDFLVTVRQIVISSGAGFLVPITGEIMRMPGLPKKPSAQNIDVEGEGNITGLF